In Geobacillus kaustophilus, a genomic segment contains:
- a CDS encoding LacI family DNA-binding transcriptional regulator has product MKERRELMTVTIKDVAKRANVAPSTVSRVIADSPRISEKTKQRVREAMKELGYHPNFIARSLASQTTQVIGIVMPSSADQALQNPFFPEVIRGISKAAHEKRYALQMSTGEKENDIYERVVEMLQGRRVDGVILLYSRQNDKLMKYLQKHDFPFVVIGKPHQKAEQVTHVDNDNVQAGKDATNYLIAHGHERIAFVGGNPQYLVTVDRQSGYAASLHEAGLPYRSEYVVYEEFLQEGGQEAMKELLSLPEPPTGLVVADDLMALGMLKTLDEIGLRVPEDVSIVSFNNTLLAEMSRPPLTSVDIGIFQLGYEAAKSLIEKINNPSEPIKRIIIPHRLVERGSCAGR; this is encoded by the coding sequence ATGAAGGAAAGGAGGGAGCTTATGACCGTTACGATTAAAGATGTGGCGAAAAGGGCCAATGTCGCGCCGTCGACCGTCTCGCGGGTGATCGCCGACAGCCCGCGCATCAGTGAGAAGACGAAGCAGCGGGTGCGCGAGGCGATGAAAGAGCTTGGCTATCATCCGAACTTTATCGCCCGCAGCCTCGCGAGCCAAACGACGCAAGTCATCGGCATCGTCATGCCGAGCTCGGCCGACCAAGCGCTGCAAAACCCGTTTTTCCCCGAAGTCATCCGCGGCATCAGCAAAGCGGCCCATGAAAAGCGGTACGCCTTGCAAATGTCGACCGGGGAAAAAGAAAACGACATTTACGAGCGAGTGGTGGAGATGCTGCAAGGACGGCGCGTCGACGGGGTCATTTTGCTTTATTCACGGCAAAACGATAAGCTCATGAAATACTTGCAAAAGCATGACTTTCCGTTTGTCGTCATCGGCAAGCCGCACCAAAAGGCAGAACAAGTGACCCATGTCGACAACGACAACGTGCAGGCGGGAAAAGACGCGACGAACTACTTGATCGCCCATGGCCATGAACGGATCGCTTTTGTCGGCGGCAATCCGCAATATTTGGTGACCGTCGACCGCCAAAGCGGTTACGCTGCTTCGTTGCATGAAGCCGGGCTGCCGTACCGCTCGGAATATGTTGTCTATGAAGAATTTCTGCAAGAAGGCGGCCAAGAGGCGATGAAGGAGCTTCTTTCTTTGCCTGAGCCGCCGACTGGGCTCGTTGTCGCCGATGATCTCATGGCGCTCGGGATGCTTAAAACGCTCGATGAAATCGGCCTTCGCGTCCCGGAAGACGTGTCGATTGTCAGCTTCAACAACACGCTGCTTGCGGAGATGTCGCGCCCGCCGCTTACCTCGGTCGACATCGGCATTTTCCAGCTCGGCTATGAAGCGGCGAAAAGTCTAATCGAAAAAATCAATAACCCAAGTGAACCGATCAAGCGCATCATCATCCCGCACCGGCTCGTTGAGCGGGGGTCGTGTGCGGGGAGGTAG
- a CDS encoding alpha-amylase family glycosyl hydrolase, whose protein sequence is MGNRLCALLILPFLLFYASPAAAAEKEERMWQDEAIYFIMVDRFNNMDPTNDKDVNVNDPKGYFGGDLKGVTAKLDYIKEMGFTAIWLTPIFKNMPGGYHGYWIEDFYHVDPHFGTLGDLKTLVKEAHKRDMKVILDFVANHVGYNHPWLHDPAKKDWFHPKKEIFDWNDPTQLENGWVYGLPDLAQENPEVKKYLIDAAKWWIKEADIDGYRLDTVRHVPKSFWQEFAREVKSVKKDFFLLGEVWSDDPRYIAEYGKYGIDGFVDYPLYGAVQQSLARRDASLRPLYDVWEYNKTFYDRPYLLGSFLDNHDTVRFTKLAIDNRNNPISRIKLAMTYLFTAPGIPIMYYGTEIAMNGGQDPDNRRLMDFRADPVIIDYLKKIGPLRQQLPSLRRGDFTLLYEKDGMAVFKRQYEDGTTVIAINNTSETQHVHLTNDQLPKNKELRGFLLDDLVRGDDDGYDLVLDRETAEVYKLREKTGINIPFIAAIVAVYALFLLFLYLVKKRAKRIHE, encoded by the coding sequence ATGGGGAACCGGCTTTGCGCGCTGCTCATCCTTCCGTTCCTTCTTTTTTATGCTTCGCCGGCTGCGGCAGCGGAGAAAGAAGAACGGATGTGGCAAGATGAAGCCATTTATTTCATTATGGTCGACCGGTTTAACAATATGGATCCGACCAATGACAAGGACGTCAATGTCAACGATCCGAAAGGGTATTTCGGCGGCGACTTGAAAGGGGTGACGGCGAAACTCGACTACATCAAGGAGATGGGATTTACCGCCATTTGGCTGACGCCGATTTTTAAAAACATGCCGGGCGGGTATCATGGCTATTGGATTGAAGATTTTTACCACGTCGATCCGCACTTTGGCACGCTGGGTGATTTGAAAACACTCGTCAAAGAAGCGCATAAGCGCGATATGAAAGTCATTTTGGACTTTGTCGCCAACCATGTCGGTTACAACCATCCGTGGCTGCATGACCCGGCGAAAAAAGACTGGTTCCACCCGAAAAAAGAGATTTTCGACTGGAACGACCCAACGCAGCTTGAAAACGGCTGGGTGTATGGACTCCCGGATTTGGCGCAAGAAAATCCAGAGGTCAAAAAGTATTTAATTGATGCTGCCAAATGGTGGATCAAAGAGGCCGACATTGACGGCTACCGGCTCGATACGGTGCGCCACGTGCCGAAATCGTTTTGGCAGGAGTTTGCGAGAGAAGTCAAATCGGTGAAAAAAGACTTTTTCCTTCTCGGTGAGGTATGGAGCGATGATCCGCGTTATATCGCTGAATATGGAAAGTACGGCATCGACGGCTTTGTCGATTACCCGTTGTATGGCGCGGTGCAGCAGTCGCTTGCTAGGCGCGATGCGTCGTTGCGCCCGCTGTATGACGTCTGGGAATACAACAAAACGTTTTACGACCGACCGTATTTGCTCGGGTCGTTTTTGGACAACCATGACACCGTCCGCTTTACGAAGCTAGCGATTGACAACCGCAACAACCCGATTTCACGCATTAAACTGGCGATGACGTATTTGTTCACCGCCCCTGGCATCCCGATCATGTATTACGGGACAGAAATCGCTATGAACGGCGGCCAAGATCCGGACAACCGCCGTCTGATGGATTTCCGCGCCGACCCAGTCATCATCGATTATTTGAAGAAAATCGGCCCGCTTCGCCAACAGCTGCCGTCATTGCGGCGCGGCGATTTTACGTTGCTATATGAAAAAGACGGCATGGCGGTGTTTAAACGGCAATATGAAGATGGAACAACGGTCATCGCCATTAACAACACGAGTGAAACGCAGCACGTTCATTTGACGAACGATCAGCTGCCGAAAAACAAAGAGCTGCGCGGCTTTTTATTGGACGATTTAGTGCGCGGCGATGACGACGGCTACGACCTTGTGCTCGACCGCGAAACGGCGGAAGTGTACAAGCTGCGGGAAAAAACCGGGATCAACATCCCCTTTATCGCGGCGATTGTCGCCGTCTACGCGCTCTTTCTCCTATTTTTGTACTTAGTGAAAAAACGGGCGAAACGGATTCATGAATAA
- a CDS encoding sugar ABC transporter permease, whose amino-acid sequence MNRKWKSHMEVALIYLFIAFMFVVIAYPLLWTISMSLNPGTSLYSASLIPEKWTFEHYKWLFTSPQSDYLLWYKNSLFVAAANAVLSVLLTALIAYAFSRYKFVGRKTGLYLFLVLQMFPSLMAMVAIYILLNMLHLLDSLWGLILIYVGGQIPFNAWLVKGYFDTIPRELDEAARIDGAGHFGVFFRIMLPLAKPILAVVALFNFMAPFTDFLLPSIVLRDPDKFTLAVGLFNFISDRFANNFTRFAAGSILIAAPIAIVFLFLQRYLISGLTAGGTKG is encoded by the coding sequence ATGAACCGAAAATGGAAATCGCACATGGAAGTCGCGCTTATTTATTTGTTTATCGCCTTCATGTTTGTCGTCATCGCCTATCCGCTCCTTTGGACGATCAGCATGTCGCTCAATCCAGGAACAAGCCTGTATTCGGCATCGCTCATCCCAGAGAAGTGGACGTTCGAGCATTATAAATGGTTATTTACCAGCCCGCAGAGCGATTATTTGCTTTGGTATAAAAACAGCTTGTTTGTCGCTGCAGCCAACGCGGTGCTGTCAGTCTTGCTCACGGCGCTCATCGCCTATGCGTTTTCGCGCTACAAGTTTGTCGGGAGAAAAACAGGGTTGTATTTATTTTTAGTCCTGCAAATGTTTCCGTCGCTCATGGCGATGGTGGCGATCTATATTTTGTTAAACATGCTTCATTTGCTTGATTCGCTTTGGGGGCTCATCCTCATTTATGTCGGCGGACAAATTCCGTTTAACGCGTGGCTTGTCAAAGGCTACTTTGACACGATTCCGCGCGAGCTGGACGAGGCGGCGCGCATCGATGGGGCCGGCCACTTCGGCGTCTTTTTCCGGATTATGCTGCCCTTAGCCAAGCCGATTTTGGCTGTTGTCGCCTTGTTCAACTTTATGGCGCCGTTTACCGACTTTTTGCTGCCGTCGATCGTCTTGCGCGATCCGGATAAATTTACGCTGGCGGTCGGGCTGTTCAACTTTATCAGCGACCGGTTCGCGAACAACTTCACCCGCTTTGCCGCCGGCTCGATTTTGATCGCCGCCCCGATTGCCATTGTCTTTTTGTTCCTGCAGCGGTATTTAATTTCCGGCTTAACAGCTGGTGGCACAAAAGGGTAA
- a CDS encoding carbohydrate ABC transporter permease, whose amino-acid sequence MPEANVRHRPAVAMALSLLFAGLGQLYNRRYIKGLLFIVIEASFLITFYNFLNIGLWGLVTLGEIPMLDHSIFLLIQGLVSVIIIAFAAALHIANIIDARNDARRRQRGEPFPSLIESCRHAWDRGFPYIFVTPGLVMLLFIVVLPLLFMVSLAFTDYNLYHSPPRHLLNWVGFENFKNLVSIPIWKSTFFSVLAWTIVWTVVATTMQIALGLFLALLVNDPRIKFKRFIRTVLILPWAVPAFVTILVFAAMFNDKFGAINREVLSLFGLSIPWMTDPFWTKVALILIQTWLGFPFVFALFTGVLQSISRDWYEAADIDGATRWQKFRSITLPHVLYATAPLLIMQYAGNFNNFNIIYLFNDGGPAVRGQNAGGTDILISWVYDLTFTTNNYNMAAAISLIIGLIVSGFAIYQFRRTRSFKEEGNI is encoded by the coding sequence ATGCCGGAAGCAAACGTCCGCCATCGGCCGGCGGTGGCGATGGCGCTGTCGCTGTTGTTTGCCGGCCTTGGACAATTGTACAACCGCCGGTACATCAAAGGGCTTTTGTTTATCGTCATTGAAGCGTCTTTTTTGATCACCTTTTACAATTTTTTAAACATCGGGCTCTGGGGGCTTGTGACGCTGGGAGAAATCCCGATGCTCGACCATTCGATTTTTCTCTTGATTCAAGGATTGGTTTCTGTCATCATCATCGCTTTTGCCGCCGCTTTGCATATCGCCAACATCATCGATGCGCGCAACGATGCCCGCCGCCGGCAGCGCGGCGAGCCGTTTCCATCGCTGATCGAATCGTGCCGTCATGCGTGGGATCGGGGATTTCCGTACATCTTTGTGACGCCCGGGCTCGTGATGCTGTTGTTTATCGTTGTGCTGCCGCTGTTGTTTATGGTGTCGCTCGCGTTTACCGACTACAACTTGTACCACTCGCCGCCGCGGCATTTGTTGAATTGGGTCGGGTTTGAAAATTTCAAGAACTTAGTGTCGATTCCGATTTGGAAAAGCACGTTTTTCAGCGTTCTCGCGTGGACGATCGTTTGGACAGTTGTTGCAACGACAATGCAAATCGCTCTTGGGCTGTTTTTGGCTTTGCTTGTCAACGATCCGCGCATTAAGTTTAAGCGGTTCATCCGCACGGTGTTGATTTTGCCGTGGGCTGTGCCCGCGTTTGTCACAATTTTGGTGTTTGCGGCGATGTTCAACGACAAATTCGGTGCCATCAACCGCGAAGTGTTAAGCTTGTTTGGATTGTCGATCCCGTGGATGACCGACCCGTTTTGGACGAAAGTGGCGCTCATTTTGATTCAGACGTGGCTTGGCTTCCCGTTTGTATTTGCCTTGTTTACTGGCGTTTTGCAAAGCATTTCCCGCGATTGGTACGAAGCGGCCGACATCGACGGAGCGACGCGCTGGCAAAAGTTTCGCTCGATCACCTTGCCGCACGTGCTGTATGCGACGGCGCCGCTGTTGATTATGCAATATGCCGGCAATTTCAACAACTTTAACATCATCTATTTGTTCAATGACGGCGGCCCGGCGGTGCGCGGACAAAACGCCGGCGGCACCGACATTTTGATTTCTTGGGTGTACGATTTGACGTTTACGACAAACAATTACAATATGGCGGCGGCGATCTCGCTCATCATCGGCTTGATCGTCAGCGGGTTTGCCATTTACCAGTTCCGGCGCACCCGTTCCTTTAAAGAGGAGGGGAACATTTGA
- a CDS encoding sugar ABC transporter substrate-binding protein, which yields MRKALSLFLMAVLLIGVLAACGPKRDVQQPKGNDQKTAEQAKKPEKLVVWVNDDEKQKQALKDIFQKYTEKTGIKIEMVAVSMLDQTKKLALDGPAGKGPDVFYQPHDRIGDIVLQGLADPVDLGDVKGEYSETAVNAVTYDGKTYGVPMVVETYGVFYNKNLVPEAPKTMDDLMNIAKEKTNAAKDQYGFLMEAANFYFVYPFFAGYGGYVFKNENGKYDTSDIGLANDGAVKGAELVQSWFKNGYIPKEITGDIMNGLFTKGNVAVVITGPWNIASYKEALGDKLATAPLPVLDNGEHPKSFVGVKTWMLSAYSQNKEWAVDFMKFVTNEENSLHYYEVAGEMPANEKALTNGKITNDPLIAGFAEQIQYGEPMPNVPEMSQVWEPMGNALQFIAKGDNPKAVLSEAVKTIQDKIAASGAGK from the coding sequence ATGAGAAAAGCGTTATCTTTATTTCTCATGGCCGTGTTGTTGATTGGCGTGCTGGCTGCCTGCGGTCCGAAGCGCGATGTCCAGCAGCCGAAAGGAAACGACCAAAAGACGGCGGAACAGGCCAAAAAACCAGAGAAACTCGTCGTGTGGGTGAACGATGATGAAAAACAAAAACAAGCGCTGAAGGATATTTTTCAAAAGTACACCGAAAAAACCGGAATCAAAATCGAAATGGTGGCCGTCAGCATGCTCGACCAGACGAAGAAACTGGCGCTTGACGGCCCGGCGGGCAAAGGGCCGGACGTGTTCTATCAGCCGCATGACCGCATCGGCGACATCGTGCTGCAAGGATTGGCCGACCCGGTCGACCTTGGCGATGTGAAAGGCGAATACAGCGAGACCGCCGTCAATGCGGTGACGTATGACGGGAAAACGTACGGCGTCCCGATGGTCGTCGAAACGTACGGCGTGTTCTACAATAAAAATTTAGTACCGGAAGCGCCGAAAACGATGGATGATTTGATGAACATCGCCAAGGAAAAAACGAATGCGGCGAAAGATCAATACGGCTTTCTAATGGAAGCGGCGAACTTCTATTTCGTTTATCCGTTCTTTGCCGGCTACGGCGGCTATGTGTTTAAAAATGAAAACGGCAAATACGATACGAGCGACATCGGGCTTGCGAACGACGGGGCGGTCAAAGGTGCGGAGCTCGTCCAGTCGTGGTTTAAAAACGGCTATATTCCGAAAGAGATCACGGGCGATATTATGAACGGGCTGTTTACAAAAGGAAACGTGGCCGTCGTCATCACCGGTCCGTGGAACATTGCGTCGTATAAAGAAGCGTTGGGCGACAAATTGGCGACCGCGCCGCTGCCGGTGTTAGACAACGGCGAGCATCCGAAATCATTTGTCGGCGTGAAAACATGGATGCTCTCAGCCTATTCGCAAAACAAAGAATGGGCGGTTGATTTCATGAAGTTTGTCACGAACGAAGAAAACTCGCTCCATTACTATGAAGTGGCGGGGGAAATGCCGGCGAATGAAAAAGCGTTGACGAATGGGAAAATTACGAATGATCCGTTGATCGCCGGCTTTGCGGAGCAAATCCAATACGGCGAGCCGATGCCGAACGTGCCGGAAATGTCGCAAGTGTGGGAGCCGATGGGCAATGCCTTGCAATTTATCGCCAAAGGCGACAATCCGAAAGCGGTGCTGAGCGAGGCGGTCAAAACGATTCAGGATAAAATTGCCGCCAGCGGCGCCGGGAAATAA
- a CDS encoding alpha-glycosidase — MRKEAIHHRSTDHFAYAYDSETLHLRLQTKKNDVDHVELLFGDPYEWHDGSWQFQTMPMRKTGSDGLFDYWLAEVKPPYRRLRYGFVLRAGGEKLVYTEKGFYHEAPSDDTAYYFCFPFLHRVDLFQAPDWVKDTVWYQIFPERFANGNPAISPKGARPWGSEDPTPTSFFGGDLQGIIDHLDYLADLGITGIYLTPIFRAPSNHKYDTADYFEIDPHFGDKETLKTLVQRCHEKGIRVMLDAVFNHCGYEFVPFQDVLKNGAASKYKDWFHIREFPLQTEPRPNYDTFAFVPQMPKLNTAHPEVKRYLLDVATYWIREFDIDGWRLDVANEIDHQFWREFRQAVKALKPDVYILGEIWHDAMPWLRGDQFDAVMNYPLADAALRFFAKEDMSASEFADRLMHVLHSYPKQVNEAAFNLLGSHDTPRLLTVCGGDVRKAKLLFLFQLTFTGSPCIYYGDEIGMTGGNDPECRKCMVWDPEKQNKELYEHVKQLIALRKQYRALRRGDVAFLAADDEGNHLVYEKTDGNETVMIIINRSNEAAEIPMPIDARRKWLVNLLTGERFAAEAETLCVSLPPYGFVLYAVENWQGD; from the coding sequence ATGAGGAAAGAAGCCATTCACCACCGCTCAACCGACCATTTCGCTTATGCTTATGACAGCGAGACGCTCCATCTCCGGCTTCAAACAAAGAAAAATGATGTCGACCACGTCGAGCTGCTTTTTGGCGATCCGTACGAATGGCACGATGGCTCCTGGCAGTTTCAAACGATGCCGATGAGGAAAACAGGGAGCGACGGGCTGTTTGACTATTGGCTCGCCGAAGTCAAGCCGCCATATCGACGGCTGCGCTATGGGTTTGTGCTTCGAGCTGGGGGCGAGAAACTGGTCTATACGGAAAAAGGATTTTACCATGAAGCTCCGAGCGACGACACCGCTTACTACTTTTGCTTCCCCTTTCTTCATCGGGTCGACCTATTCCAAGCCCCGGACTGGGTAAAAGACACAGTATGGTATCAAATTTTCCCCGAGCGGTTCGCCAACGGCAACCCGGCCATCAGTCCGAAAGGGGCGCGGCCATGGGGAAGCGAGGACCCGACGCCGACAAGCTTTTTTGGCGGCGACTTGCAAGGAATCATCGATCACCTTGACTATTTGGCTGATCTCGGCATCACCGGCATTTACTTGACGCCGATTTTCCGCGCGCCGTCGAATCATAAATACGACACCGCTGATTATTTTGAAATCGACCCTCACTTTGGAGATAAAGAGACGTTGAAAACACTTGTTCAACGCTGCCATGAAAAAGGGATCCGCGTCATGCTCGATGCTGTCTTCAATCATTGCGGCTATGAGTTTGTCCCGTTTCAAGATGTGTTAAAAAACGGCGCAGCGTCTAAGTATAAAGATTGGTTCCATATTCGCGAGTTTCCGCTCCAAACGGAGCCGCGCCCGAATTACGACACGTTTGCGTTCGTGCCGCAAATGCCCAAACTCAACACCGCCCATCCGGAAGTGAAGCGCTACTTGCTTGATGTCGCGACGTACTGGATTCGCGAGTTTGATATTGACGGCTGGCGGCTCGATGTGGCGAACGAAATCGACCATCAGTTTTGGCGTGAGTTCCGGCAGGCGGTGAAGGCGCTAAAGCCCGATGTGTACATTCTCGGCGAGATTTGGCATGATGCGATGCCGTGGCTGCGCGGCGACCAGTTTGACGCCGTCATGAACTATCCGTTGGCGGACGCGGCGCTCCGCTTTTTCGCCAAAGAAGACATGAGCGCCAGCGAGTTTGCCGACCGATTGATGCATGTGCTTCATTCCTATCCAAAACAGGTCAACGAGGCGGCGTTTAACTTGCTTGGCAGCCACGATACACCAAGGCTCCTCACTGTTTGCGGCGGCGACGTCCGCAAAGCGAAGTTGTTGTTTTTGTTCCAGCTCACTTTCACTGGTTCGCCGTGCATTTACTACGGCGATGAGATCGGCATGACGGGTGGAAACGATCCGGAATGCCGAAAATGCATGGTGTGGGATCCAGAGAAACAAAACAAAGAACTGTATGAACATGTCAAGCAACTCATCGCGCTTCGCAAGCAATATCGGGCGCTTCGGCGCGGCGATGTCGCTTTTCTCGCCGCCGATGATGAAGGTAACCATCTTGTTTATGAAAAAACGGATGGCAATGAAACAGTCATGATCATCATCAACCGGAGCAACGAAGCAGCAGAAATCCCCATGCCGATCGATGCGCGGAGAAAATGGCTGGTCAACCTCCTGACAGGGGAGCGGTTTGCCGCAGAGGCGGAAACACTTTGCGTCTCCTTGCCGCCGTACGGGTTTGTGCTTTACGCGGTCGAAAACTGGCAAGGCGACTGA
- a CDS encoding helix-turn-helix transcriptional regulator has translation MDSVTFSMPPLPVFIKGAESVFSAGKRHVRRTFSVFDLLYVKQGCLYITENGREFAVGSGHYLLLIPGREHYGHRPCEEHTELVWLHFLLPDFAVVSDCGVSRQTVIEKEATYTEPIQYRLSIRQYGEVKQRERVEQMLSQIVEQNIRRDIDQPLRQLLLFIDFLWHLQKQELSVPSASEQVSAAAVVYIEKHFSEPITLDMLARELRFHPDYITRCMQKTIGMGFSRYLAHYRLSKAKQWLAETNETIEAVAKRVGIDDGAYFSRLFKKMEGITPTEYRRMARRN, from the coding sequence ATGGACTCTGTCACATTTTCTATGCCGCCGCTGCCGGTATTCATCAAAGGGGCGGAAAGTGTGTTTTCGGCCGGAAAGCGACATGTTCGCCGAACGTTTTCGGTCTTCGATTTGCTTTATGTGAAACAAGGATGCTTATATATAACAGAAAACGGGCGCGAGTTTGCGGTTGGCAGTGGACACTATTTGTTGTTGATCCCGGGGAGGGAACATTACGGGCACCGCCCATGCGAAGAACATACGGAGCTGGTTTGGCTTCATTTTTTGCTGCCAGACTTTGCGGTCGTTTCCGATTGCGGTGTCAGCCGGCAGACAGTGATAGAAAAGGAGGCGACATACACCGAGCCGATCCAATACCGGCTCTCCATCCGTCAATATGGCGAAGTAAAGCAGCGCGAGCGGGTAGAACAAATGCTAAGTCAAATCGTGGAACAAAACATTCGGCGGGATATCGATCAGCCGCTCCGGCAGCTGCTGTTGTTCATCGACTTCCTTTGGCACTTGCAAAAACAGGAACTTTCCGTCCCAAGCGCATCGGAACAGGTCAGCGCCGCCGCCGTTGTGTATATTGAAAAACATTTTAGCGAGCCCATTACACTGGACATGCTTGCACGGGAGCTCCGGTTTCACCCGGACTACATCACCCGCTGCATGCAAAAAACGATCGGCATGGGATTTAGCCGCTACTTGGCGCATTATCGGCTGTCAAAGGCAAAGCAATGGTTGGCGGAGACAAACGAGACGATCGAGGCGGTCGCCAAGCGGGTCGGCATTGACGATGGCGCCTACTTTTCGCGCCTGTTTAAAAAGATGGAAGGAATCACGCCGACTGAATATCGGCGCATGGCGCGGCGTAATTGA
- a CDS encoding MATE family efflux transporter produces the protein MRQEANARSLFSLTWPIFIETLLYMVMGSADTFMLSQYSDHAVAAVGVANQIIALTIVLFNFVALATAVLVAQYLGARREQEAVDVSLVSLVANLLFGLFLSAILSAFSEPILRMMDLPAELLDEGTHYLAIVGGFLFIQALMMTVSAILKSYGFTRDTMYVAVGMNVLHVISNAVLIFGLFDLPALGIQGAAISTAASRGMAFLALLALLCKRTNIPLAPRAFRRLPLRYLRSLLKIGVPAAGEHLSYNTAQMVITYFITWLGSEALTVRVYTQNIMMFVFLFGIAVSQGTQILVGYFVGAGRYEEAYARCLKSLYSAIAISVLLAATAYWFAEPLLSLFTDDRSMIVLGRKLLLLTIILEPGRSFNLVIISSLRAAGDVQFPVYMGILSMWGVGVTIAYVFGIALGFGLVGIWLSFIADEWLRGLLMLWRWRSRVWMKKTMVPQAKMA, from the coding sequence ATGCGTCAGGAGGCCAACGCGCGGTCGCTGTTTTCGTTGACCTGGCCGATTTTCATTGAAACGCTGCTCTATATGGTGATGGGCAGCGCCGATACATTCATGCTCAGCCAATACTCCGATCATGCCGTCGCCGCTGTCGGGGTGGCGAACCAAATCATCGCTTTAACGATCGTGCTGTTTAACTTCGTTGCTTTAGCGACGGCGGTGCTTGTTGCTCAATATTTAGGGGCCCGCCGGGAGCAGGAAGCTGTTGATGTATCGCTTGTATCCCTTGTAGCCAATTTGTTGTTCGGATTGTTTTTAAGCGCCATTCTCTCCGCATTCAGCGAGCCGATTTTGCGGATGATGGATTTGCCTGCCGAGCTGCTCGATGAAGGAACCCATTATTTGGCGATTGTCGGTGGATTTTTGTTCATCCAAGCGCTGATGATGACTGTCAGCGCCATTTTGAAAAGCTATGGCTTCACCCGTGACACGATGTATGTGGCGGTTGGCATGAACGTTTTGCACGTCATCAGCAATGCGGTCCTCATTTTTGGCTTGTTTGACCTGCCCGCGCTCGGCATCCAAGGGGCTGCTATATCAACCGCTGCCAGCCGTGGCATGGCCTTTCTCGCGCTTCTTGCTTTGTTGTGTAAACGAACAAATATTCCGCTCGCACCAAGGGCGTTTCGCCGCCTTCCGTTGCGCTATTTGCGCTCACTGCTAAAAATCGGTGTTCCGGCAGCCGGGGAACATCTTTCGTACAATACGGCGCAAATGGTCATTACATATTTCATTACATGGCTTGGCTCTGAGGCATTAACCGTCCGTGTATACACGCAAAACATTATGATGTTTGTGTTTTTATTCGGCATCGCCGTCAGCCAAGGAACGCAAATTCTCGTTGGCTACTTCGTCGGGGCCGGGCGATACGAGGAAGCCTACGCCCGCTGCTTGAAAAGTTTGTACAGCGCCATCGCCATCTCAGTGCTGCTGGCCGCAACCGCCTATTGGTTTGCCGAGCCGTTGCTGTCGCTCTTTACCGATGACCGCTCCATGATTGTTCTTGGCCGCAAACTGTTGCTGTTAACGATCATCCTTGAACCGGGACGCTCATTTAATTTAGTGATTATCAGCTCGCTTCGTGCCGCTGGCGATGTGCAATTCCCTGTCTATATGGGCATTTTGTCGATGTGGGGCGTCGGTGTGACCATTGCTTACGTATTCGGCATCGCCCTCGGATTTGGCCTCGTCGGCATTTGGCTGTCGTTCATCGCCGACGAATGGCTGCGCGGGCTGTTGATGCTTTGGCGCTGGCGGTCGCGCGTCTGGATGAAAAAAACGATGGTGCCACAAGCAAAAATGGCGTAG